The DNA window AACATCATCATGTATCCTCTTGCATCTTCAAAAGGTGAGCGAGAGTGGCGCTTTTTTGAAGCAGAAGCATTTTGAGGAGCCATTGGCATATAATCACTGGAGCTTGCGAGAGGGCCAGCCACGCCTGGCCTCATTGGAACATATGGGTCATCCTCATCTTCATCAAAAGCTCTCGCTCTGGGAGGACACCGGGCTGCACCTTCTGGGCTCACCATCTCTCTCGCTGCTTTGGCTTCTTTGCGTTCTTTTGTAGCTCCTCTGTCAGCACAAAAATAAAGCCGGAATCTTCCCCCAGACTTCCCTTTTCCACCAGTTGCTCCAgctggtgggggtggaggtggcgGTGGTGGAGGCGGCAGCATTTGTTGTTGCTTGCTTTGAGTTAATTTGGCAAAGTAGGATCTTTTCTTCAGAGATTTTTCACAGTTACCACCACCATCGGAATTTTTCCCACTTCCTGAGCCCTTGCCTCCTCCAGAATTTTTGCCACCGCCTGAGCCATGGCCATCTCCAGGTCCCTGGCCACCGCCTGAGCCATGGCCACCTCCAGGCCTCTGGCCACCGCCTGAGCCATGACCACCTGCGGTGCCCTGGCCAGCTCCAGAGCACTGGTTTCCTCCTGCACCCTGGCCTCCTGAGCCTTGACCTCCTGAGTCCTGGCCACCTCCTGATCCCTGTCTCCCGCCTGAGCACTGGTTTCCTCCTGAGCTCTGACTACTGGAACCTTGACCACTGGCTCCCTGGCCACCGCCGGAGCCCCGGCCATTTCCTGAGCCCCAGTTGTTCATAGGCATGTAGTCACCTTCGCCTCCGTTTCCTTCCTGTTCCTCTTTGCCTCGAGGATTGCCTTTTCCTCCAGGGTTTTCAGAGCCAGAGTCTGAGGTGTCACAAGCTCTGTCTTTGCGGACTGCTTCAGGGTGCGCGGCACGTACCGGACTATGTGGTAAGCGGCGGAAAAAGCTGGCTGGCACTGAAATCGCTCTTCGGGTTCTGCGCGTTCTCGGCAGGTGCACCCTTCCTCGTCTGGAGGGAGGCACAGGCTGGCTGGGTGTTATGTATCGCCTGGCAAAGAGCATCTGGTCTTCCCCATCACCAATGGCCCTGAGGTGGCAAAACTGCTCAAAACGGGACCTTCGGAGCCAGCCGCCGGGCTCCAGCGGCAGCATGCCCAGGTGCCTCCTAGCGGACAGCAGGGTTAACAGGTGGGCGCCAATACTGACGCTGTAGCTCCGGCAGCGGGCTCTATATTCGTCTGCACACAAGGCTCTCATCTTCTCCAAAAACAGCTCATGCATGTTTTGGGCCACCACACAGTCATCAACCTGCATCCAAAGCTCGCCTGGACCTATGACTGTGGATCTGCCGACTTCCAAGAAGAAATACTGCTCCGAGTGCCCGCAGCGACGGATGCTCAGGAGCTGGACCACCACGCTGGCCACTTCGGTATTGAGCCTCACAAACACGACCTCTTCGTCGGTAAGACACAGCCGGAACACGCCGCTCAGCTCTTTTCTGTGCCCCAGCCCCCTGGGTTTCACTACTACCTGCCACACATCTTTGTAGAAGGGTGGCTCCACCGCCGCTACCGCCGCCGGAGCCGCCAGCTCTCCGTCAGGCTGCGCGCCCAGCGTGCCGCAGCGGCGGCGCTTGCTCTCGAGGATGAGGCGGCTGAGCAGCAAGTACCAGCTTTCTTGCTCCGACTCGTTCTCGGCCACCATAGCGAAGTACTCGTCTTGGGTGAAAAGGGCAATGAGGTGTCGGTACCTGGCATCGGCTCGCTGGCTCACGGAGAAGCACTGGTAGAGGGTGATCACGCGCCGTGGTGGGATGAGCGCGGGGACCGCGGCGCCCGAGGCGGCGGCGGCTGTTGCAGCCGCCGCGGCGCGGACACTGTGCCGGAACTTCCTGGCATTTTCGTAGTATTCTAGCCGAGCTGGGGCGTCTGCTGTCTCGAGTTTGAGCACGAAGTAACGCCGGTGCCCATGCTTCTGTTTCCTCAGGTAACCGCGTTTGCACACTTCCTTCCCCACGGGGAGGTCCTCCTCTTCGGACTCAGAGTCCGACCGGGAGCCAGTGGCCGTTGAGAGCCACATGGCTCCCGGACAAGACGACGTGGTCCCAATGAGTGCGGTCGAGGATCCTGGGGAGAGAAGCGGGGTGGTCGTCACTGTTGCCCACGCCGCCGCTACTGTAGCTGCTGCAGCTCTCAGTCTCCTTGTCGCTTGGTCGCGAGTGAAGGAGCAACTCGCCATGGTGATGCACGATGGTTTTAAGGTGAGCGGAGAGGAGGGGGGGCTCGGGGGAAGAGGCCGTCTGTCCCCGTCCGCCCGCCCCGGCCCCCTCCTGCCTTGGCCCACGCCCCCGCCCACTTCACTCAGGGCGCTCGGGCAGCGGGCAAAACAACACGTGACCGTTGCCTCACGAGGCGGTCGCTGCATCCCCTGCTACCGGTGCGGTGGAGGGGCGCGAGCGGCCACCAGAAGAGGTGCACGGAGTGGGGGGCGAGGGCAGGGGCGTGGGGTCGGGGCCACCTCCAGTTCGTTCGAGACCCTCGGGGTGAATCTCAGGGCCGGTGGTCCAAAGTGGGGGGTACCGATGGGAGGAGGCGGAGTTTTCTGGCCACCCCGAGCTAAAGGAGCGCCAGAGCTGGCTGGAAGGGCGGGAGAAGGTCGGGAGGGGCTGAGATGAGCGGCCGGCCTGCGGGGACGAGCGCGGGCGCGACAGCCCTGCCTTGATTGGTTGAAGGGGACAAGAGGTGGCGGGAGGGGCGGAGCTCCAGGGAGCTGAGCGGGCCCAGTGCggaatggtttgtttgtttatttaggaaGCGGGAGCCAGGTGAAACTGTTGCAAGGCTCTGATTGGTCGGGCTAGGAGCCAATGGGTGGATTCACCATGAAGGCGGCCCTGAATTCATTAGTTTGGGGGAGGGCGGAAAGTTGCGGGGGAGGGGGGCGTGGCTGGGGTCCCAGAGTGGGCTTTGCCGTCCTTTGGTAGCGCTCTCCAGCGGTAAACAACCGTCCGAAAGTAGCCCTTAATGGTGGTGATAAACTCCTGCAAATCCCAGAGCCACAGTGACCTCTCTGCCCAGAGAGCCCCTCTCCCTGTCGCTAATGTACAGTCTTCATACCTCTCTGTTCCCGCCAGGCACTCAGGGTGGGCTGTGCTTCTTAGGAAAGTGTCAACAGTTCCTGGAACCGTGTTAAAGACCCGGGCCCTCAGAATTGCTGCCACCGCTCTGCTGGCGCTGGCTGGCCCGCGCCACCCCCAGAAAAGCCAGCGACTTCTCAGATGCGGGAATAACAGCGATGCCTTCCTAATTTACGCAGTCTGTACACAGTGCATTTCTAGTCCACGAAACACAGGTtcgttatccttttttttttttgattatttgatcAATGACGACTCAGAGCACACATTTGGGGGCATGCAAAATAAACAGCCATGTTGAAAATAGTCGGACTTCATTCTTACCGAGAAACATGAACGTTGTGCTGTCGTGATATTTTTCTTTGGGAAATGCTTTGAAGGGTGCTTTTAAAGGAATATCCAAATATTAACTTTCTCCTTCCTTGAAggagattgaaaagagaaaagCTATCTAGAACAAAGGGCTGTATTGAGTACTCATCTTGAATCTAGTTCGCATCCTTCACCTCAACTCTTGGCTGCATTGCAGTTTACAAGTTGACATCACAAAAATAACAACTACTTGTCtccattctttttgaaaaaaactaCTAGATTATAAGTGCAACCTCatgaaaattcattcattcatattctctctctccctcattcttactctctctcactcttcagATCTAAGAATGAAGATGGGtcgagattttttttaagtatcaaaGAGTGACCATACTTGAAGAGAGAAGGCTGGACATAAGGGATTCCTCTCAAAAAATGGAGTGGAGTGTCTGTTCATGCTCATACTATAGTTGATGCTGCAAAGATAAGGTTTACAAGGTCTAGCCCCATACTAAGCGATGTATACACTGTAAAAAATAAACCCTGTGTCTGTGTTTTTGATAACTCGCTGATAGATGTAATATTTGAATAGATGACAGCTTTCGGATGCTCTGAATTGGAGGAAAAATAAACTGGTTTTAGTTATCccccaaatattaaaaaaagtaatgaacatttcattttcttccagcagtttaTAAGTCCAGTGTATCCACGGGTGCTACAAGCAACTATGGATTCTCAAAGGGGCCAAAGACAGGATGAATGGTGATGGACTGGGGTTGCTCCCTACATATCAGCTATATTTCAACATATGTAAAATACTCTGTATACTTATATCCAAAATGATAGTGAATAAATTTATTTGGATATTTGATAATAGACAAGACATTTTATGTCTTTCAAACACAAGGTTTTGCTTTCAATAGAAATGTGAAAATACAATGTGTTTGTAAGTActataataacatttaaaaatacattgaaaatataaaaatgcatattaaataAAATCTGTAAAATACTGAGGAGATGTAAAAATCCGCATGTCTCTTTGCTGCCTatgtatatagattttttttttacacagagcAGTAGGCTTATAATGCATAGCATGTTTTGTATCTTTTTACTTAACATTGCATGGTAACACTTGCCCATATTTCTATGAATTAACCTAACTTGTTAAAATGTAGTATAATATTCCACAAAGTTGTGACATCTAATATAGTCTCAGTATATTAGATGTAATGTAGTAATGTAGTTAAACATCCGCTGCTTTGGGGGTATTTAgattgtatttacttttttttcggGATTCTAAATAATAATGCAATGAATATATTAAACCTATTACTTTTGCAATAATATAAATGATTCCTTTGACATGCTATCTTGCAACTGGAATTGCTGGGTTAAAATAGAAATATTCGGtgcattttttataaaatattgtatCACTACCCTGTGACCACATCCAATGACAGAATTGGGCAttattagatttaaaaaataaatctctgaTAAGCAAAGTGTTGTTTTACTGTTCTTTtaatttgtatgtttatttaCTAGTAAGACGAAGAATTTGTATGTATATTTACTGACTAGATGCCTATACTGTCTTCTATAAATTGAAGTTTTATAGCATTGCTTCATCTATTGGATTCTTAATGTTTTATGTGTTGATTTGCTTATGCAATAAAGATTTTAAAGCTCTCTCATCTTTGTTACATTAAACTTGATTCTCTTCTGTTATAAAAGATTAGAAAATTTGGCTGAGCATGGTTTGTAGCACAGTTTAAAATGGAACTACTGAAGCAAAGGTCACAATCATTtctaaacatcttttaaaatatcatatatgtcatatatttcttttaaaaaggtgGTAAGTTGCTTTTCATGTCTAATAACTTAGAGTGTTTCGATTCATTGTTTTTAGTATCTGCTGAAGAAATGTGACATTATTCTCTACTCAAGGGcaaaaaaataatacaagacTAATCAGTGCATTAATAGAAGAACAGAAATAATTTTTGAACCATCACAGAAAGATTAATGGTGCTGATCACTCTGTACCCAAGGTGCATTATTTAATGACAATAAAGGGGAATTAGAACTATAGTGGCATGTCTCCTGCAGGGATTTTTACTTTGCATGCTTCTGACAATAGGAGAGGATCTAGACATGTGAGCCCTTTGAACAGAAAGAATGTTTGACTAGAAGAACATATTTTTCTCCCTATAGGTTAACCAAACCTTCGTTGTCCTAGAGTTAGTTGTTCCAGAGCAGAAGCTCTTAGGAGAGACCATCATTACTGAATAGTACCAGATGCTGCCACTTGTCTGACATATATTTAAACTTTCATCTTTGTGGACAACTTAATGATATAGAATAGTTGTTTAGTTTAGGTCAGGTTTCCATAGGCAAAATAAAGCAGAGGGGTGGTACAGACATCTCAAGGATTTAGGCAAAAAGTGAAGATTTTATGTTGGCCTGAACTCACCTATCTTCTGGTTATATGTTTCTGTTCttagggttttttaaatttattattattattttattttaggaccTGTCACACCAGAAAGCTAAAGTTGCTTTGCATATCCAGCCAGTAATGCTGTAAAGTTTGGACTCTGAACTGAAGTGGACACACATCTTCTTAAGATAATAAGAAGTACTAAAATCGTTAATACTTCTTATTTTAATTCACTAGTTTAGGTGAGGGACAACCCACAAGCATTAAAACTGGTATTTTACATCTGGAATCTAtgagaaaatagataaatagttGCAGCACCTTTAAAACAGAGTCTATTTAATGAGCTATGCCTTTAATAAGGTTTGACTGTAAAAGGAATTTCCTGTGAATCCTGTTTTTAGAAAGCAATTATTTGATTGAAATGATTAGTGAGTGATAATACAAATTCACTGCTTCTTGGCTTATCCACATGATCATCAGGATTCTAAATTCAACTTGTACTGAAATCAGAATGGCTAATTAAAATGTCAATTTACTTAGCTGAAAAATCAAACTGTTACATCCAATATGGACAGTTTCAAGAGACATTATTCAAGGGAATAATGCGTGAGAAGAAAAGTAGCCCGTATAAAAGGGCCATTATTCTTACCCAATGTACAAATTATCCTGTAATTATTAACTCTGTAATCTTTGTGAGCTGAGGTACAATTATAGAAATCAAAATGTGGTGCTACTCTTAATCAAATATGATGCTAGGGATAAGGATTGATTTTCTGCATTTAACCATACATGACGTCCGGCATGAGAACCATGTCTTCTCCGCTATTTGTAAATAAGGGTTGTCCTATGATTTGTAGCTGAAGCCACTGTGTGCAGATGATGGCTTTGGTTctcaggtttttctttctttcattactttttaaaattttatttctgagcTACTCAAAACCTCTGCTGGAGAAAACAATGGGCGAATGCCTGACTGCTCCTCACAGAACAGGTCTGCCTGTTGCTTTTGTTTCCTAGCAGGCTGCAGCTAAAGTAATTGGAGCAAATACGTGGTTTAATTAGGCTCCTAAAGCTTCTCTGTTATCTTAAGTGTCAACTGAAAATTAACTTtgttaaaaatcaaacaatctttctcaccttcagaagattaaaaaagaagtttCATTTGGAAATGAGTTAGTAATCTTGTTAAACTTCGACAATAAAATCCGCTACATTTCACATACTTTCAATGATTTCACGCCATACATATTGTACATTTCAACACAAAGTAACATTATAAGATGTAGCATTCTGCTGTTCCTTCTTGGTATTATGTTGCAGAAGTGTTCCCAGTATCCAAAAAATTATGAATTCATACTTCCCCATCTTCAAAAATTAAATCTTTACTGTAAAAAATTAATAGGATAATGATATCGTTAaattttcaggtatttttttgAGAGTCATTGTTCaaattactgtttttatttttattttaagaaaactcttactttttttgcCCAGGTTGATTTCAAACTTCTGGTCTCAAAtgtttctcctgcctcagcctcctgagtagcagAGACTACTGTGCACACTGGTGAGCAGATTAAATTTACTATTAATGAGAAAAACATGTCAAAATAATAAGTGTTAAGCTT is part of the Jaculus jaculus isolate mJacJac1 chromosome X, mJacJac1.mat.Y.cur, whole genome shotgun sequence genome and encodes:
- the Irs4 gene encoding insulin receptor substrate 4 — translated: MASCSFTRDQATRRLRAAAATVAAAWATVTTTPLLSPGSSTALIGTTSSCPGAMWLSTATGSRSDSESEEEDLPVGKEVCKRGYLRKQKHGHRRYFVLKLETADAPARLEYYENARKFRHSVRAAAAATAAAASGAAVPALIPPRRVITLYQCFSVSQRADARYRHLIALFTQDEYFAMVAENESEQESWYLLLSRLILESKRRRCGTLGAQPDGELAAPAAVAAVEPPFYKDVWQVVVKPRGLGHRKELSGVFRLCLTDEEVVFVRLNTEVASVVVQLLSIRRCGHSEQYFFLEVGRSTVIGPGELWMQVDDCVVAQNMHELFLEKMRALCADEYRARCRSYSVSIGAHLLTLLSARRHLGMLPLEPGGWLRRSRFEQFCHLRAIGDGEDQMLFARRYITPSQPVPPSRRGRVHLPRTRRTRRAISVPASFFRRLPHSPVRAAHPEAVRKDRACDTSDSGSENPGGKGNPRGKEEQEGNGGEGDYMPMNNWGSGNGRGSGGGQGASGQGSSSQSSGGNQCSGGRQGSGGGQDSGGQGSGGQGAGGNQCSGAGQGTAGGHGSGGGQRPGGGHGSGGGQGPGDGHGSGGGKNSGGGKGSGSGKNSDGGGNCEKSLKKRSYFAKLTQSKQQQMLPPPPPPPPPPPAGATGGKGKSGGRFRLYFCADRGATKERKEAKAAREMVSPEGAARCPPRARAFDEDEDDPYVPMRPGVAGPLASSSDYMPMAPQNASASKKRHSRSPFEDARGYMMMFPRVSPPPDPSPPKPPEPNKEDDSKDNDSDSDYMFMAPGAGAIPKNPGNPQGGSSSKSWSSYFSVPNPFQSSPLGQSNHSEYVPMLPGQYLEKGTGHDSSSSRGPRDASSGGGPKDASSSGDPSGDPKDAPSKPSAEGSFSKPKDSESPSKVSDDDPPKNNTIISNRLSFIAKGTKIKPKSLKPTQEQREAGYVNIDFSKRERGVLAPTAQRLPDSWGIIAGPRHSAFFNYLNVEFGVPFPNPANRLSNLLRAIPGANPLSLNGARWRLPPFRLRAIGSNAHIEEGEYIEVIFNPAMSPALPFADSAIRYDAETGRIYVVDPFSECCMDISITPGGCSESPPVARMLQQEVQERMRPQSPSQSLFAATRAAVSASPTDSRERDGPSAPEAQGPAPPLAVGRALAAASALAAAPGIGAAAAGFDSASAPWFQPVANAPGAQAGRGAPNVAGGWNPGDPNPAANLAGGESVVWRAAAAAVVPPPPPRQRRALRPPERADSETSDDDDGDTYMRMDFAGPDHKKFDPPKRE